The genomic DNA AGGTGGTATTAATTTAACGTGAAAACAGATGATATTGATACTAAGTACAGTGAAAAATTGTATGAATTGTCCTATGATGCTGCAAATATGTGTGTTCAATGTGGTTATTGTTTACCGGTATGTCCTACTTATTTAACGATGGGCAATGAGGCGCAATCCCCAAGAGGGCGCATTAATTTAGTGAAAATGGCAGCTGAAGGTAAGATTGATATTATAAATGATTTAAAAGAACCGATGGACTTATGTTTAGGGTGTCGGGCATGTGAAGTTGCTTGTCCTGTTAATGTTCCATATGGTGATATTTATGGAGCCGCATTGAATGTGATTGCTGAAAAGGAAAAAGCGACAAAGTCACCTCCTACGATGTCCGACAAATTATTACAAACAATGCTCAAAAATCTATTTCCTAAAAAAAATCGTCTGCGTACAGCAGGAAGCTTTTTATGGTTTTATCAATCGACAGGGTTAAGTAAAATAACACAAAATACTAAGATTGTGGAAATGGTTTCTAAACCGATGGGGCAATTTGAACGGGCCTTACCTAAAGTAGAATCACCGACTAAACGTTATAAATTTGGTGAGCATTATAAAGCTGTTGGAGAAAGGAAAATGATTGTCGCTTTTTTTCCAGGCTGTATAATGGATGCAGTTATGTCGAAAATTAATCGTCAATCAATTGAATTGCTACAAAAGTGTGGAATTGAAGTTGTCATACCTCAAAACATAACATGTTGCGGTGCACTCCATAGTCATCAAGGTGAAGTAGATGCAACAAAGAAATTGGCAAAACAAAATATTGAAGCATTTGAAGAACTAGGTGTCACGTATTTGATTAACAATGCTGGTGGTTGCGGAGCAATGTTACATGAATACGATAAATTACTCGCCGATGAACCTGAATGGAAAAACCGTGCAAACAAATTTGTTGATAGATCGAGAGATATTACTGAAGTATTGGCTGAAATTGATGATATTCCATACGAAAAAGAATGGCAAGGTGTGATCACTTATCAAGATTCTTGCCATTTACGAAATGTTCAAGGAGTCGTTGATCCACCGAGAAAATTATTAAAGTCCGTTCCGGGTGCAACATTTGTAGAGATGAAAAATAGTCATTTATGTTGTGCCTCTGGTG from Sporosarcina sp. FSL K6-1522 includes the following:
- a CDS encoding (Fe-S)-binding protein, which gives rise to MKTDDIDTKYSEKLYELSYDAANMCVQCGYCLPVCPTYLTMGNEAQSPRGRINLVKMAAEGKIDIINDLKEPMDLCLGCRACEVACPVNVPYGDIYGAALNVIAEKEKATKSPPTMSDKLLQTMLKNLFPKKNRLRTAGSFLWFYQSTGLSKITQNTKIVEMVSKPMGQFERALPKVESPTKRYKFGEHYKAVGERKMIVAFFPGCIMDAVMSKINRQSIELLQKCGIEVVIPQNITCCGALHSHQGEVDATKKLAKQNIEAFEELGVTYLINNAGGCGAMLHEYDKLLADEPEWKNRANKFVDRSRDITEVLAEIDDIPYEKEWQGVITYQDSCHLRNVQGVVDPPRKLLKSVPGATFVEMKNSHLCCASGGIYNLLNFEESMEILDEKMLHAIKTEASTIVTTNPGCLLQMRLGIERSGVKNNMQGLHLIEVIAEACGIN